A window of the Brassica napus cultivar Da-Ae chromosome C5, Da-Ae, whole genome shotgun sequence genome harbors these coding sequences:
- the LOC106439017 gene encoding protein LOL1-like, with amino-acid sequence MPVPLAPYPTPPATLLAPAYTPPSPANGSTGGQSQLVCSGCRNLLMYPVGATSVCCAVCNAVTAVPPPGTEMAQLVCGGCHTLLMYIRGATSVQCSCCHTVNLALEANQVAHVNCGSCKMLLMYQYGARSVKCAVCTFITSVGGSTSTTDQKLNN; translated from the exons ATGCCAGTCCCCCTTGCACCATATCCAACACCTCCGGCGACGCTACTGGCTCCAGCATATACTCCTCCGTCGCCTGCAAATG GTAGTACAGGTGGACAGAGCCAGTTAGTGTGTTCAGGTTGCAGAAACCTTCTGATGTATCCGGTCGGAGCAACCTCTGTCTGTTGTGCCGTCTGTAACGCCGTCACGGCCGTTCCTCCGCCGG GAACGGAGATGGCTCAGTTAGTGTGTGGAGGATGCCATACACTTTTAATGTACATTCGTGGAGCTACAAGTGTTCAATGTTCTTGCTGTCACACCGTTAATCTTGCCCTGGAAG CGAATCAGGTAGCGCATGTGAACTGCGGAAGCTGCAAGATGCTACTAATGTATCAGTATGGAGCAAGATCTGTGAAATGTGCCGTTTGTACCTTTATCACATCTGTTGGG GGTTCGACGAGCACGACTGATCAGAAGCTAAACAATTAA